A region of Aquila chrysaetos chrysaetos chromosome 13, bAquChr1.4, whole genome shotgun sequence DNA encodes the following proteins:
- the ENTPD4 gene encoding ectonucleoside triphosphate diphosphohydrolase 4 isoform X2, whose translation MGRISISCLLPASWHFSISPVGCPRILNTTLRQIVVIGILAAAVSLLYYSLVVIRNKYGRAYRDKRFHRYLARVTDTEATDTNNPNLNYGIVVDCGSSGSRIFVYCWPRHNGNPHDLLDIKQMRDKNRKPVVMKIKPGISEFASSPEKVSDYISPLLSFAAEHVPRAKHKETPLYILCTAGMRILPESQQKAILEDLLTDIPVHFDFLFSDSHAEVISGKQEGVYAWIGINFVLGRFEHTDDEDEAIVEVHVPGSENKEAIFRKRTVGILDMGGVSTQIAYEVPKTEEVAKNLLAEFNLGCDAHQTEHVYRVYVATFLGFGGNAARQRYEDSLFTSTVLKNRLLSKQTGMTSDSPYLDPCLPLDAQDEIQQNGQIMYLRGTGDFNLCREIIQPFMNKTNETQTSLNGVYQPAVHFQNSEFYGFSEFYYCTEDVLRMGGDYNAAKFTKAAKDYCATKWSVLRERFDRGLYASHADLHRLKYQCFKSAWMYEVFHSGFSFPVSYSNLKTALQVYDKEVQWTLGAILYRTRFLPLRDIQQENFRASHSHWRSFSFVYNHYLFFVCFLIVLLSILLYLLRLRRIHRRMLRNSSSTSLWIEEGLPPQKIAGPL comes from the exons ATGGGGAG GATCAGCATCTCATGTTTGCTTCCTGCTTCTTGGCACTTCAGTATCTCTCCGGTGGGATGTCCGCGTATTCTCAACACCACTTTGCGACAGATTGTTGTGATAGGAatacttgctgctgctgtctctttGCTTTACTACTCTCTGGTAGTCATCCGCAATAAGTATGGGCGTGCATACAGGGACAAAAGATTCCACAG ATATCTTGCCCGAGTAACTGACACTGAAGCTACAGATACAAACAACCCCAATCTGAACTATGGAATCGTTGTGGACTGTGGCAGCAGTGGCTCTAGGATTTTTGTGTATTGTTGGCCAAGGCACAACGGTAATCCGCATGATCTGTTGGACATCAAACAGATGAGGgacaaaaacagaaaaccagtggttatgaaaattaaaccag GCATTTCAGAGTTTGCCAGCTCTCCTGAAAAGGTCAGTGATTATATCTCTCCACTTCTGAGCTTTGCAGCTGAACATGTGCCACGTGCAAAACACAAAGAGACTCCTCTTTATATTCTATGTACTGCAGGAATGAGGATTCTGCCAGAAAG CCAGCAGAAGGCAATACTTGAAGATCTGCTCACTGATATTCCCGtgcattttgattttctgttttcgGACTCACATGCAGAGGTTATTTCGGGGAAACAGGAAG GAGTATATGCATGGATTGGCATCAACTTTGTTCTTGGAAGATTTGAACACACAGATGATG AGGATGAAGCGATTGTGGAGGTGCATGTCCCAGGCAGTGAAAACAAAGAGGCCATCTTTCGTAAGAGGACAGTGGGTATTCTTGACATGGGCGGAGTGTCGACTCAGATAGCATACGAAGTCCCTAAAACT GAGGAAGTAGCCAAGAACTTACTTGCAGAATTCAACTTGGGTTGTGATGCTCATCAAACTGAGCATGTGTATAGGGTCTACGTTGCAACGTTCCTTGGCTTTGGAGGAAATGCAGCACGCCAGAGATATGAAGACAGTCTATTTACCAGTACAGTGCTTAAAAACAG ACTGCTGAGCAAACAGACTGGTATGACTTCTGATTCACCCTACCTAGATCCTTGCCTGCCCCTGGATGCTCAGGATGAGATCCAGCAGAACGGACAGATCATGTATTTGCGGGGAACAGGAGATTTTAATCTGTGTCGTGAAATTATTCAACCATTCATGAATAAGACTAATGAAACGCAGACATCACTTAATGGTGTCTATCAGCCTGCTGTGCACTTTCAGAACAGTGAATTCTATGGTTTCTCAGAGTTCTACTACTGCACTGAGGATGTGTTACGCATGGGAGGAGATTACAATGCTGCTAAATTTACTAAAGCCGCAAAG gattATTGTGCCACGAAGTGGTCTGTCCTACGGGAACGTTTTGACCGTGGTCTTTATGCATCACATGCTGATCTCCACAGATTGAA GTACCAGTGTTTTAAGTCTGCCTGGATGTATGAAGTATTTCACAGTGGCTTCTCTTTCCCTGTGAGTTACAGCAATttgaaaacagctctgcaggttTATGATAAAGAGGTGCAATGGACCTTGGGAGCCATTCTTTACCGAACACGGTTTTTACCTTTAAG AGACATCCAGCAAGAAAACTTCCGTGCAAGTCACTCCCACTGGAGGAGCTTCTCATTTGTTTACAATCACTATttgttttttgtctgttttctgattGTGCTGCTCTCCATCCTGCTTTACCTGTTAAGGCTCAGACGGATCCACAGGCGAATGTTGCGCAACAGCTCGTCTACTTCCCTATGGATTGAGGAAGGCCTCCCACCACAGAAGATCGCAGGACCCTTATGA
- the ENTPD4 gene encoding ectonucleoside triphosphate diphosphohydrolase 4 isoform X1, translating to MGRISISCLLPASWHFSISPVGCPRILNTTLRQIVVIGILAAAVSLLYYSLVVIRNKYGRAYRDKRFHRYLARVTDTEATDTNNPNLNYGIVVDCGSSGSRIFVYCWPRHNGNPHDLLDIKQMRDKNRKPVVMKIKPGISEFASSPEKVSDYISPLLSFAAEHVPRAKHKETPLYILCTAGMRILPESQQKAILEDLLTDIPVHFDFLFSDSHAEVISGKQEGVYAWIGINFVLGRFEHTDDEDEAIVEVHVPGSENKEAIFRKRTVGILDMGGVSTQIAYEVPKTVSFASSQQEEVAKNLLAEFNLGCDAHQTEHVYRVYVATFLGFGGNAARQRYEDSLFTSTVLKNRLLSKQTGMTSDSPYLDPCLPLDAQDEIQQNGQIMYLRGTGDFNLCREIIQPFMNKTNETQTSLNGVYQPAVHFQNSEFYGFSEFYYCTEDVLRMGGDYNAAKFTKAAKDYCATKWSVLRERFDRGLYASHADLHRLKYQCFKSAWMYEVFHSGFSFPVSYSNLKTALQVYDKEVQWTLGAILYRTRFLPLRDIQQENFRASHSHWRSFSFVYNHYLFFVCFLIVLLSILLYLLRLRRIHRRMLRNSSSTSLWIEEGLPPQKIAGPL from the exons ATGGGGAG GATCAGCATCTCATGTTTGCTTCCTGCTTCTTGGCACTTCAGTATCTCTCCGGTGGGATGTCCGCGTATTCTCAACACCACTTTGCGACAGATTGTTGTGATAGGAatacttgctgctgctgtctctttGCTTTACTACTCTCTGGTAGTCATCCGCAATAAGTATGGGCGTGCATACAGGGACAAAAGATTCCACAG ATATCTTGCCCGAGTAACTGACACTGAAGCTACAGATACAAACAACCCCAATCTGAACTATGGAATCGTTGTGGACTGTGGCAGCAGTGGCTCTAGGATTTTTGTGTATTGTTGGCCAAGGCACAACGGTAATCCGCATGATCTGTTGGACATCAAACAGATGAGGgacaaaaacagaaaaccagtggttatgaaaattaaaccag GCATTTCAGAGTTTGCCAGCTCTCCTGAAAAGGTCAGTGATTATATCTCTCCACTTCTGAGCTTTGCAGCTGAACATGTGCCACGTGCAAAACACAAAGAGACTCCTCTTTATATTCTATGTACTGCAGGAATGAGGATTCTGCCAGAAAG CCAGCAGAAGGCAATACTTGAAGATCTGCTCACTGATATTCCCGtgcattttgattttctgttttcgGACTCACATGCAGAGGTTATTTCGGGGAAACAGGAAG GAGTATATGCATGGATTGGCATCAACTTTGTTCTTGGAAGATTTGAACACACAGATGATG AGGATGAAGCGATTGTGGAGGTGCATGTCCCAGGCAGTGAAAACAAAGAGGCCATCTTTCGTAAGAGGACAGTGGGTATTCTTGACATGGGCGGAGTGTCGACTCAGATAGCATACGAAGTCCCTAAAACTGTAAGCTTTGCCTCTTCACAGCAG GAGGAAGTAGCCAAGAACTTACTTGCAGAATTCAACTTGGGTTGTGATGCTCATCAAACTGAGCATGTGTATAGGGTCTACGTTGCAACGTTCCTTGGCTTTGGAGGAAATGCAGCACGCCAGAGATATGAAGACAGTCTATTTACCAGTACAGTGCTTAAAAACAG ACTGCTGAGCAAACAGACTGGTATGACTTCTGATTCACCCTACCTAGATCCTTGCCTGCCCCTGGATGCTCAGGATGAGATCCAGCAGAACGGACAGATCATGTATTTGCGGGGAACAGGAGATTTTAATCTGTGTCGTGAAATTATTCAACCATTCATGAATAAGACTAATGAAACGCAGACATCACTTAATGGTGTCTATCAGCCTGCTGTGCACTTTCAGAACAGTGAATTCTATGGTTTCTCAGAGTTCTACTACTGCACTGAGGATGTGTTACGCATGGGAGGAGATTACAATGCTGCTAAATTTACTAAAGCCGCAAAG gattATTGTGCCACGAAGTGGTCTGTCCTACGGGAACGTTTTGACCGTGGTCTTTATGCATCACATGCTGATCTCCACAGATTGAA GTACCAGTGTTTTAAGTCTGCCTGGATGTATGAAGTATTTCACAGTGGCTTCTCTTTCCCTGTGAGTTACAGCAATttgaaaacagctctgcaggttTATGATAAAGAGGTGCAATGGACCTTGGGAGCCATTCTTTACCGAACACGGTTTTTACCTTTAAG AGACATCCAGCAAGAAAACTTCCGTGCAAGTCACTCCCACTGGAGGAGCTTCTCATTTGTTTACAATCACTATttgttttttgtctgttttctgattGTGCTGCTCTCCATCCTGCTTTACCTGTTAAGGCTCAGACGGATCCACAGGCGAATGTTGCGCAACAGCTCGTCTACTTCCCTATGGATTGAGGAAGGCCTCCCACCACAGAAGATCGCAGGACCCTTATGA